GTCCTTGATCATAATAATAACGAACCGGATGGTTTTGTTCCTTACGAACGTATTTTCCGGTAAAAACATTGGAAGTAACACAAATCTCAATAGGAATTCTGTTTTCCTTCATATAACGAACAAGTTCAGGATCTTGGATCGCAGAAGTTCCATGCCCGATCCTCTCCGCCTTACAAAGATTCACCGCATCCCAAATAGCCCATGGACCGTCGTCTTCCCCTGAGTGAGCCACACATCGTAAACCGGACTCACGTGCCACTTTGAAAACTTCAGAATAATCTTTTGCAGGACCCATAAGTTCCGCACCACCAAGACCTATTCCGATGACTTCTTTCTGTTTTAGGCCCAATACTCTTTTAAGATTGTTCATTGCATTTTCGGGTCCAAAGGAACGCGAAACGTCAACTAACAATCGAATAGTGATCCCATCTTTGACTTCGATTTGGCGGATGCGATTCACCATCACTTCAACCATCTCATCAAAATCTAATCCATTTTGAATGAACTTGGAAGGGGCAAAGAAGGCTTCGCAATAGATAATATTATTGGAGCGTAAATAATCGGCTAAACTATCAATGAAATAACCAAGATCGGATGCTTCTTTCACGGAACCTTGAACAAAGAAAAATACCTGAATAAAACCATTTAGATCTTTAAAATTATATTTATCTTCAAACTCTTTGTCTGTGACTTCGATACCGTTCTTTTTGTAGAGGAACTTCAATGTCTCTTTGTTCACGCAAGCTTCTAAATGCAGGTGAACTTCGGTCTTTGGAATTTCACGAATGAAATTGATAACGTCCTGCTCATTAGGATGGGGAACCGATAAATCCCCCGCAAGTAATGATCTCCGTTCTTTGAGAACTGACGACTCCACTGAAGGTTCCAACCCCTCTTTGGAAAGTAACCAAAGGGGAGGATGGAGGATCGGGAGTTCCATAAGGGAAACTCTCTCGTTTAACAGAGT
Above is a window of Leptospira wolbachii serovar Codice str. CDC DNA encoding:
- the add gene encoding adenosine deaminase translates to MEVPFSEILNRIAVIDRDIAELNRLKSRLPADRPYSPTIQLTFDKQINTLLNERVSLMELPILHPPLWLLSKEGLEPSVESSVLKERRSLLAGDLSVPHPNEQDVINFIREIPKTEVHLHLEACVNKETLKFLYKKNGIEVTDKEFEDKYNFKDLNGFIQVFFFVQGSVKEASDLGYFIDSLADYLRSNNIIYCEAFFAPSKFIQNGLDFDEMVEVMVNRIRQIEVKDGITIRLLVDVSRSFGPENAMNNLKRVLGLKQKEVIGIGLGGAELMGPAKDYSEVFKVARESGLRCVAHSGEDDGPWAIWDAVNLCKAERIGHGTSAIQDPELVRYMKENRIPIEICVTSNVFTGKYVRKEQNHPVRYYYDQGLMLCINTDDPDIFNVNLTYEFFKLYRFLDFSIDEIIDLVRQGVLCTFHPEKDSLWKSMEEKIDLIKLKYNLVSEKQIAAV